The Pirellulales bacterium genomic sequence GCGCAGTGAAAGCGGCGACGACCTGGAGTTGGCGCCGACATTCACAGGCGACGCTCCGGGTGCCGCGGCGGTCGCCGTTCGCCCGCTTGCGCCCGCCGGCTCGCGGGCAAGTAAATCGTACACACCGGCAAGTACCGCGAGCGTTTCTCCCAGGACAGCGATCGTGACGCTTGCCGGCGCATTGACGCTGATCGCAGGCCTTTCGTGGCTCGAATCGGGGCGTGAGCCGGGTCCGCAAACTCATCCCGACAGCAAGGAAAGCATCTACCAAGCCGCACAAGCGGAGGCGTGTCAGTGGTCGGAGTCGCTGGGCGTGCCGCGGCGAATGACCAACACGCTGGGCATGCAATTCATTCTGATTCCACTGTCGCATGGTCCCGATGAATCGGTGCCTGCCGTCCGCACTCCGTTTTATCTGAGCGTTTACGAGTTGACGGCCGGCCAGGTTCACCAGTTCCTGGCTGCCCGCGGTTACGCGACCTCCGCTGCCCGCGGCTGGGAAGGCGACCGGCATCCGGCAACAGCGCTCACGGCTTCCGACGCCGAAGCTTTTTGCCGATGGCTTAGCGATCGCGAGCGGGCCAGTTATCGGTTGCCGACCGAGGCCGAATGGTCGCACGCCTGCGCGGCGGGTACGGCGACGCGATATTGGTTCGACGGAAACGAAAGTCTCGATCGGTATGCCTGGTACGAGGCGAATGCCGCCGGCCGCACGCACCAGGTCGGGCTGCTGGAAGCGAATCCGTTCGGCCTTCATGATATTTTTGGAAACGCGGCCGAATGGTGTCTGAGCGGGAACGGGCCGCGCAGGCGCCATGTATTATGCGGAGGTTCTTGGTTGTCGTCGGTGGCGCAGTTGGCGCCGGGCACGATCGAGACTGCTGGCGTGCCTGGCGGCGGTCTTGGGGGCGTTCGGCTGGTGCTCGATTTACCGTCGGAGGCCCGCTGGCTTGGTAGCCCGCTCACTCCGTGAGCGGAACGGCGTTCCAATTCGTTCGTTTGCCCTCCCAACTGACGGTCCAACGGCGCAGCCGCGCCCGTCCGCTAGCGGAGCAAGCGGGCTACCGAGACCGGCCTACGCTTTCCTTGCCCCCAGCGTCGCCCGGACCTATGCTGCCCTTTGGGGCCGTTCCCCAGGAGAAGTGCCATGTCGATCCCTCTACGTCCGCGATCCATTCGTCGTCCGCTGGCGGTGGCCGCCTCGCTGGCCGCCGTTGTTTCGCTTTTTTCCCCTGCCCGTGCGGAGGATGCCATGTCGCAAGCCAAGGTCCCGCTGAAACGCATCGTGCTCTTCAATTCGGGCGTCGGCTTCTTCGAGCGCGGGGCCGAGATCGAAGGCGATGCCCAGGTCGAGCTGAAGTTCAACGTCGAAAGCATCAACGACCTGCTGAAAAGCATGGTGCTCGAAGACCTCGGCGGCGGGCGAATCTCGACCGTCACCTACGGCTCGCAAGATCCGATCACCAAGACGCTCAAGACGTTCGCCATCGACCTGACCGGCAATCCGACTTTGGCCCAGCTCCTCGACCAGGTCCGCGGCGAACAGGTCGAGATCGACGCGCCGAATAAGGTGGCAGGAACCGTTTTGGGCGTCGAAACGCGCAAGCAAAAGGTGGGCGACGACGTAGTGGAGGTCGACATGCTCAACTTGCTCACCGACGACGGCCTACGCAGCGTCAAGCTGGAGTCGGTGGGCCGCATCAAGCTGGCCAACGACAAGCTCGACGCCGAACTGCGTCAGGCGCTGGCCGTGCTCGCGCTGGGGCACGACAACGACAAGAAATCGGTCACGCTGCAGTTTCTGGGCGACGGCAAGCGGCCGGTCCGCGTGGGATACATCCGGGAAGCGCCGATCTGGAAGACGAGTTACCGACTCGTGCTCTCCGAAAAAGAGCCGCCGTTCTTGCAAGGTTGGGCGATTGTCGAAAACACCACTGAGGAGGACTGGGAGAAAGTGTCGCTGACGCTGGTCAGCGGCCGGCCAATCTCGTTTGTGATGGACCTTTATCAGCCGCTTTACGTGCCGCGGCCCGTGGTTGAGCCGGAGCTGTTCGCCTCGTTACGGCCGCAAACGTATGGGCGGGATCTGGCGGCGGGCGAAGCGGAGTTCGCCGAGAAAGCCAAGGGAGAACAACGCTTGAAAAGATATAAGGCAGTCGCGGCTGAGGATGCGGCGCCCGCGACCCCGATGGCAGCGGGCCTGTTTGCTGGCCAGCGTCTTGCGCGCGGGGAGGCTGGTGCTGACAAAGCCGCTATGGCCATCAACCACGGCGTCGAGTCACTGGCGGCGGCCGGCAAGGTCGGCGAGCTGTTTCAATACGCCATCGATACGCCCGTGACGCTCGCGCGACAGAAGTCGGCGATGCTGCCGATCGTCAACGAAGCGGTCAAGGGCGACAAGGTCTCGATCTACAACGAGGCCGTCGAGGCCAAGCATCCGCTCAACGGCTGGCGCTTGAAGAACACGACCGAACTGCACCTCATGCAAGGACCGATCACCGTCTTCGACGACGGCGCCTATGCCGGCGACGCGCAGATCGAAGACCTGCCGCCGGGCAGCGAGCGCCTGCTGAGTTACGCGCTCGATCTCGAAACCGAGGTCGCCTTCGAAACGCAGCAACCACCCCAACAACTTGTCCGCTGCCGAGTGGTCAAAGGCGTCTTGCACACCACAAGCAAGCTCGAACGTCATCGCGACTACACCGTGAAGAACTCCGGAAAACACGCGAAAAAGGTGCTGATCGAATACGCGCTGGAGGGAGGTTGGACGCTGGTCAAGCCCAAGGAGCCGTCCGAAACGACGCGCGATCGCTACCGCTTTGCGCTCCACGCCGGGCCCGGAAAACCGGTCAAGTTGCAGGTGGCCGAGGAGATGGCCGTCTCGCAGCAGATCGCTTTGACCAATCTCGACGACAACACCATCCGTTTTTACATGAACGCCAAAGTCACCGGCGACAAGGTCAAAGAAGCACTGGCCGAGGTCATCCGTCGCAAACAGGGGCTTTCGGAGTTGGCGAACAAGAAGCGGCAGCTCGAACAGCAGATCGCGGCCATCGACCAGGAGCAGAACCGCATCCGTCAGAACATGCAGCAGTTGGAGCGCAATTCGGATCTTTACCGCCGTTATGTGAAGAAGTTCACCGACCAGGAAGACGAAGTCGAAAAACTTCGCGCGCTCATCAACTCGCTGGCCGACGAGCTTGCCCAGCGGCAGACGGAATTGGACACGTATCTCGGCGAACTCAATCTCGACTGAAATGCCCGACCTCTCCAAGCGCGTGTAAGGTGGGTCTTAGTTACGTGGAAAGCGAGATTGGTTATATTGAAAAGCATCCAGAGGGCGTTCTCTGGGCTGCCCAAGCTCAAATCTCAGAATTGCCGTCATGCCGTTAATCACCATCTTGATGCGAGGTGTGGCGTCGCGCCGAGTTGGCGGTTGGTGCGCGGCGCTGTTCTGCGTGGCAGCCGGCCTGACGGCCCGTTGGTGGCTGCCGTCGGACCGTCCGCCTCCAGGAAAAGAAGATTCGGCCCGAAAAGAAGATTCGGCGTCTTCAGCTCCGGCCCTTCACGGTTTGCCGAAAATGGTGACGGACGATGGATACGTTTCGTCCTCTTCCTGTCAATCTTGTCATCCGCAGCAGCATGCCAGTTGGCACAAGACCTATCACCGCCGGATGACGCAACCCGCCAGCGTCGACGCCGTCTTGGCGCCGTTCAACGGCGAGGAGTTTTCGCTGGGCCACTGGACGTTGCGAATGACGCGCCGCGACGGCCAGTTTTGGGTCGAAAAGCGGCTGGCAACCGAGGAGACTCCGCCGACGGAAACACGCCGCATCGTCATGACCACGGGTTCTCATCACATGCAGGGCTATTGGTTGTGCCGAGACGGAAACCATCTTCTCGATCAGCTCCCGCTGATGTGGCTGCTCGAAGATGACGGTCCTGGCCGCTGGGTGCCACGTGCGGACTGCTTCTTGAGCCCGCCCGGCGACCTGCGCGGCGAGCCCCTCGGTCCAACGTCCATGAACGCGACCTGGAACACGAATTGTGTTGCTTGCCACAGCGTCAATGGCGTGCCTGGAATCGCTCCCAACCCTGGTATCGCCGATCTCGCCGATACGAGGGTTGCCGAATTGGGCATCGCCTGTGAAGCGTGTCATGGTCCGGGACAAGCCCATATCGCAGCCTACCAAGAGAGATCGGGCAAGCGGCCCGGTGCGGGAAATAACGCGGTTGACGCCGCGATCATCAATCCGAAACGGCTGAAGCCCGAACGCTCCGCCCAGGTCTGCGGCCAATGCCACGCGATGAAAAGGCTCGCCAACTCGCAATTCTATGAAGATTGGTTGCTCTTTGGCCCCGCTTATCGACCTGGAGGCGATTTAAGCGAGAAGCAATTGACGATCTCGCCCTCTTACATGTCCATCGAGGAATTGAAGGCGATGTTGAACAAGCGGCCGGCGTTTATCGAATCGAACTTCTGGCCCGATGGCATGGTGCGCGTCGCGCGCGAGTACAACGGGCTCATCGAATCGGCCTGCTATCAGCGAGGCGGCATGACGTGCCTGGACTGTCACTCGATGCACGACAGCGATCCCAACGACCAGTTGGGCGCCGGCATGGACAGCAACGAAGCCTGCTACCGCTGCCATTCGTCGTACCGCCAACAGATCGAGACGCACAGCCATCACCCGGCCAATTCGAGTGGCAGCCTATGCTACAACTGTCATATGCCGCACACCACCTACACCTTATTGAAGGGCATTCGCAGCCACCAGATTAGCAGCCCGAATATGGCTGCGGCACTCGCTACCGGCCGTCCCAACGCCTGCAATCTTTGTCACCTCGATCAAACGCTGGCCTGGAGCGCGGAGACACTTTCCGAGTGGTATGGCCACAAACCGGTTCAATTCGATGCAGACCAGCAGGGCGTTTCGGCGGCCATTTTGTGGATGTTGCGAGGCGATGCCGTACAGCGGGCCCTCGTGGCGTGGTCTTGCGGATGGCCGCCGGCGCGCCACGCTTCCGGCGAGGACTGGCTGCCGCCGTTCTTGGCGTGGCTGTTGGAGGATCCCTACTCGGCTGTCCGGCTGATTGCCGCCCGCTCGTTAAAAAAGCTGGGCGATCATCTCAGCTACGATTTTTTGGCGCCGCCGGAGGCGCGCAGGGCCGCGCGGCGCGAAGCGGTTGAGCGCTGGCAGCGGCGGGCGGCCGGCTCCCATCGAGATTTTCCACCACGCCTGCTCCTGGACCAGCAGGGACGCTTGCGTGAAGACGAAGCCGAAT encodes the following:
- a CDS encoding cytochrome c3 family protein, with translation MTQPASVDAVLAPFNGEEFSLGHWTLRMTRRDGQFWVEKRLATEETPPTETRRIVMTTGSHHMQGYWLCRDGNHLLDQLPLMWLLEDDGPGRWVPRADCFLSPPGDLRGEPLGPTSMNATWNTNCVACHSVNGVPGIAPNPGIADLADTRVAELGIACEACHGPGQAHIAAYQERSGKRPGAGNNAVDAAIINPKRLKPERSAQVCGQCHAMKRLANSQFYEDWLLFGPAYRPGGDLSEKQLTISPSYMSIEELKAMLNKRPAFIESNFWPDGMVRVAREYNGLIESACYQRGGMTCLDCHSMHDSDPNDQLGAGMDSNEACYRCHSSYRQQIETHSHHPANSSGSLCYNCHMPHTTYTLLKGIRSHQISSPNMAAALATGRPNACNLCHLDQTLAWSAETLSEWYGHKPVQFDADQQGVSAAILWMLRGDAVQRALVAWSCGWPPARHASGEDWLPPFLAWLLEDPYSAVRLIAARSLKKLGDHLSYDFLAPPEARRAARREAVERWQRRAAGSHRDFPPRLLLDQQGRLREDEAEWLLRARDDHPLYITE